In Anaerobacillus isosaccharinicus, one genomic interval encodes:
- a CDS encoding glycosyltransferase family 2 protein — MGNRTTNPLVSIIIPCYNYGIYLEEAIQSALNQTYKNIEVIVVNDASTDPLTLSKITELEESLITQVIHHKKNKGISATRNTAIKVATGKYILPLDADDKIDPTTVEKTVEVLETNSKIGFVSMGMRFFGDVDDVFIPPKYNFYTLLYRNIISPTSLFRKEAWEQVGGYNEDFIYGYEDWEFWINLGKNGWDGFLIEEPLFQYRKHGKSMIDTAIKNHHLIINQLLHVHHELYIPINSKKIKNKWLEKTKSKSVPL; from the coding sequence GTGGGAAACAGAACAACAAATCCACTAGTTAGCATCATTATCCCTTGTTATAATTATGGAATTTACCTTGAGGAAGCCATTCAATCTGCATTAAATCAAACATACAAAAACATTGAGGTAATTGTTGTCAATGATGCCTCTACTGATCCATTAACACTTTCTAAAATAACAGAGCTTGAGGAGTCCTTAATTACACAAGTCATTCATCATAAAAAAAACAAAGGAATATCGGCCACTAGAAATACTGCCATAAAGGTTGCTACTGGAAAGTATATTTTACCATTAGATGCTGATGATAAGATCGATCCAACGACAGTTGAGAAAACCGTTGAAGTACTCGAAACAAATTCAAAGATTGGCTTTGTCTCAATGGGAATGCGCTTCTTTGGCGACGTTGATGATGTTTTCATTCCACCAAAATATAATTTCTACACCTTGCTTTACCGCAATATCATATCACCTACATCCTTATTTAGAAAAGAAGCTTGGGAACAGGTTGGTGGGTATAACGAGGATTTTATATACGGATATGAAGACTGGGAGTTTTGGATCAACCTTGGAAAAAATGGCTGGGATGGTTTCTTAATTGAGGAACCTTTATTTCAGTATCGAAAACATGGGAAAAGTATGATAGATACCGCCATTAAAAACCATCACTTAATTATTAATCAACTGCTACATGTCCATCATGAACTTTACATTCCAATCAACAGCAAAAAAATCAAAAATAAATGGTTAGAAAAAACAAAGTCAAAGTCAGTTCCACTCTAA
- a CDS encoding RluA family pseudouridine synthase, whose protein sequence is MQGITFQWHVPKTYHDRLLRDFLREEKQLSRQGLTEIKRSGSLFVNGAPVTVRVLLKEEDEVTVIFPPETRGQGLNSIDLPLHIIYEDEHLLVINKPANLPTIPSIYHPDRSLANAVLFHYDKNNIPYTFHAVNRLDRDTSGLLIVAKHRYAHDLMTKEQKAGKVKRTYIAIVHGQMEELSGVINAPIGRKEESIIEREVRSDGQQAITNFKVIKRLEEETVTELCLETGRTHQIRVHLAYLGHPLLGDDLYGGQLTKIDRQALHSFQLQFFHPLLEKEMNFSIEPPPDMSDIINKKYEDPN, encoded by the coding sequence ATGCAGGGAATTACATTTCAATGGCATGTCCCTAAAACTTATCATGATCGCTTGTTAAGGGATTTTTTAAGAGAAGAAAAACAGCTTTCTCGCCAAGGTTTAACAGAAATAAAAAGAAGCGGCTCCTTGTTCGTTAACGGTGCTCCAGTTACAGTTCGTGTCCTTTTAAAAGAAGAGGATGAAGTGACGGTTATTTTCCCACCTGAAACAAGGGGGCAAGGCCTAAATTCTATAGATCTTCCACTCCATATTATCTATGAAGATGAACATTTATTAGTCATAAATAAACCAGCAAACTTGCCAACGATCCCGTCTATTTACCATCCGGATCGTTCTTTAGCAAATGCTGTACTTTTTCATTATGATAAAAATAATATCCCTTATACATTTCATGCGGTAAATCGGCTTGATCGTGATACATCAGGGTTACTTATCGTCGCAAAGCATCGCTATGCTCATGATTTAATGACAAAAGAGCAAAAGGCGGGAAAAGTAAAGCGTACGTACATTGCGATTGTGCATGGGCAGATGGAAGAACTTTCTGGAGTTATTAACGCCCCAATTGGACGTAAAGAAGAGAGTATAATTGAACGAGAAGTGCGTTCTGATGGACAACAAGCAATCACAAATTTTAAAGTCATAAAACGATTAGAAGAAGAAACAGTAACAGAGCTGTGCCTAGAAACCGGAAGAACTCATCAAATACGTGTACATCTGGCCTATTTAGGACACCCATTACTTGGAGATGACCTTTATGGTGGACAACTAACGAAAATAGATCGTCAAGCTCTTCATAGCTTTCAATTACAATTTTTTCATCCTCTTTTAGAGAAGGAAATGAATTTCTCTATCGAACCACCGCCTGATATGTCCGATATTATAAATAAAAAATACGAAGATCCCAATTAA
- a CDS encoding cation:proton antiporter, whose product MRMKKGRVSSSFSHEGDIETFSAVSVCDALFSFELPVTDPVLIFALAMVIFLLAPILMNRLRIPGIIGLIIAGIVVGPNGLGVLNRDPTIVLLGTVGLLYIIFIAGLEIDLDGFKKYRNRSIVFGLLSFTIPFMMGAALGLFLQYSIPAAILLGSILGSHTLLAYPIASRLGVAKNKAVTTAVGGLIMTDTLALLILAIIAGMKQGDITAMYWVQLGGSLALYVLIVLIGVPIIGKFFFRNMSSHGAMDYLFVMSVLFVCAYLASVAGVQPIIGAFLAGLALNRLIFEQGPLMNRIKFVGNALFIPFFLLSVGMLVDFRVLIEQPQALLFAFSIVLLVNFGKLLAAWISAKIYSYSTDEVKLMYGLTIPQAAATLAATLVGFELGLFNVAVVNGVIIMILVTCLIGPYMVEKYSRKIAEFEEEQPYERTGAPERILIHLANPKTIESLLDLAFIIKTPTSSEPLYPISVVSSNGGGEASKVAEAEKMLGHAVMYASGADIPIRLLTRVDHNPAKGIVRAITDTRISTVIVGWNGKLSTSQKILGGVLDQVLEQTNQTMLVTKLTHPLNTTKRIILILPPMVARKPGFKETIRIVKKIASQLGATLLCLVIKGDQNYYKRLIEEQKPELNFTLETVDKWKDLEKNYFHRFKDDDLIIVISARRGTIAWHPYLERLPKEIASVTPESFIVVFPEEDENIDLRGSRGTTLPTSVLPDREYE is encoded by the coding sequence ATGCGTATGAAAAAAGGAAGAGTTTCCTCTTCCTTTTCTCACGAAGGCGATATTGAGACTTTTTCAGCAGTCTCGGTGTGTGACGCATTGTTTTCTTTTGAACTCCCTGTTACAGATCCGGTGCTAATCTTTGCATTAGCAATGGTTATTTTCTTACTAGCACCAATTCTAATGAACAGATTAAGAATTCCTGGAATAATTGGGTTAATTATCGCAGGTATCGTTGTAGGACCAAATGGGCTTGGGGTACTTAATCGTGACCCAACAATTGTATTGCTAGGAACGGTTGGTCTTTTATATATTATTTTCATTGCAGGATTAGAAATTGATTTAGATGGATTTAAAAAATATCGAAATCGGAGCATAGTTTTTGGTTTATTATCATTTACGATTCCTTTTATGATGGGAGCCGCATTAGGGTTATTTTTACAGTATTCTATTCCAGCAGCAATTTTATTAGGGTCAATATTAGGGTCTCATACCTTACTAGCTTATCCAATTGCAAGTCGTCTTGGGGTTGCTAAAAATAAGGCGGTCACGACAGCAGTTGGTGGCTTAATCATGACGGATACGCTAGCGCTTTTAATTCTGGCTATAATTGCTGGAATGAAGCAAGGAGACATTACCGCTATGTACTGGGTCCAATTAGGAGGTTCTCTAGCATTATATGTACTGATTGTCTTAATTGGAGTCCCTATTATTGGAAAGTTTTTCTTTCGAAATATGAGTAGCCATGGAGCTATGGATTATTTATTTGTCATGTCAGTTTTGTTTGTCTGTGCGTATTTAGCATCTGTTGCCGGAGTTCAACCAATTATCGGTGCTTTCTTGGCTGGTCTTGCGTTAAATCGGTTAATTTTTGAGCAAGGACCTTTAATGAATAGGATTAAATTTGTTGGAAATGCCTTATTTATTCCCTTTTTTCTACTATCCGTTGGAATGTTAGTTGACTTCCGAGTTCTGATTGAACAACCACAGGCGTTGTTGTTTGCCTTTTCAATTGTGTTGTTAGTAAATTTTGGGAAATTGCTGGCTGCTTGGATTTCTGCAAAGATCTACAGCTACTCCACTGACGAAGTGAAATTAATGTATGGCTTAACAATTCCGCAAGCAGCAGCAACATTAGCGGCGACATTAGTCGGCTTTGAATTAGGTCTATTCAACGTAGCCGTTGTAAATGGAGTTATTATCATGATCTTAGTAACTTGCTTAATTGGACCATACATGGTAGAAAAATATAGCCGTAAAATTGCTGAATTTGAAGAAGAACAGCCGTATGAACGAACAGGTGCACCAGAGCGAATTTTGATTCATTTGGCTAATCCTAAAACGATTGAGTCATTATTAGACTTGGCGTTTATCATTAAAACACCTACGTCATCAGAACCGCTTTATCCTATTTCTGTAGTAAGCTCAAACGGCGGAGGTGAAGCAAGCAAAGTTGCAGAAGCTGAAAAAATGCTTGGTCATGCAGTTATGTATGCATCAGGGGCTGATATTCCAATCCGCCTTTTAACTAGAGTTGACCACAATCCAGCAAAAGGAATTGTTCGCGCCATCACCGACACGAGAATTTCTACTGTTATCGTTGGTTGGAATGGGAAATTATCTACATCCCAAAAAATATTAGGTGGTGTACTTGATCAAGTATTAGAACAAACGAATCAAACAATGCTCGTTACAAAGTTAACTCATCCACTTAACACGACAAAGAGGATCATCCTAATTTTGCCTCCAATGGTTGCAAGAAAGCCGGGGTTTAAAGAAACGATCCGGATCGTCAAAAAAATCGCATCTCAGCTAGGAGCTACACTCCTTTGCCTAGTTATAAAAGGTGACCAAAACTATTATAAACGGCTAATCGAAGAACAAAAGCCAGAGTTAAATTTTACATTGGAAACTGTTGATAAATGGAAAGATTTAGAGAAAAACTACTTTCATCGCTTCAAAGATGACGATTTAATTATTGTGATTAGTGCACGCCGTGGCACCATTGCATGGCATCCATATTTAGAAAGGTTACCAAAAGAAATTGCATCAGTTACACCAGAAAGTTTTATTGTCGTTTTTCCTGAAGAAGATGAAAATATTGATTTACGTGGCTCAAGAGGGACCACATTGCCAACATCTGTTCTACCAGATAGAGAATATGAATGA
- a CDS encoding YjcZ family sporulation protein: MMGYPATSGFALIVVLFILLVIVGTAYVW; encoded by the coding sequence ATGATGGGATATCCAGCAACTAGTGGATTTGCACTAATTGTAGTGCTGTTCATTTTATTAGTAATCGTTGGCACAGCTTACGTTTGGTAA
- a CDS encoding DUF1360 domain-containing protein, translating to MISISIFEFILIGLATFRLTRLIVFDTITVFLRKPFHEMIEETNEDGQVETYLQIKGEGLKFWIGELLSCYWCVGVWVSIILVVGYMMFPGLVGIVILILAIAAVASIIEMIVSKLVV from the coding sequence ATGATTTCCATTTCTATCTTTGAATTTATTTTAATAGGTCTTGCAACATTTCGACTTACACGGCTAATTGTATTTGATACAATCACAGTCTTTCTTAGAAAGCCATTTCACGAAATGATTGAAGAAACAAACGAGGATGGGCAAGTAGAAACATATTTGCAAATCAAAGGAGAAGGATTAAAGTTTTGGATAGGTGAACTTTTAAGTTGTTATTGGTGTGTAGGAGTATGGGTTTCTATCATCCTAGTAGTAGGCTATATGATGTTCCCTGGTTTAGTGGGCATAGTAATTCTAATCTTAGCAATAGCTGCTGTTGCCTCTATTATTGAGATGATTGTTAGTAAACTAGTTGTTTGA
- a CDS encoding IS1182 family transposase has product MLPKKELMLSSYSELYDILIPENHFLRKFNNLVDFEFIYDELKDMYNEAFGATAKCPIMMFKLLLLKVMYPMSDRDLIERATFDMSFKYFLDVAPEDKMVHPTSLTKFRKLRLQDESLLNLLIKKTVEIALKEGLIKSNQIIADSTHTNSMFNSKSPIEILIEQSKQLRKSVYKQDDTYKDKMPTKPSTSELVDHINYCNQLVDIIKKDEQLYVKEDVRLKAHLLEEIVNDDIEHLNSTVEKDAKVGHKSSDTSFFGYKTHIAMVPERIVTSAVVTTGEQNDGKQAKELIEKSIENGIEVKAFIGDGAYSEKDMIEYTKEKEIKLVSKLSKTVSEGTKRATGEFDYNKDAGRYVCTAGHMAIKKALHGKKKHATEGTVLRETHYFDIEKCKVCPLREGCYKEGSASKTYTVTLKKDKFHEEHQLYQETEEFKELAKNRYMIEAKNAELKNRHGFKKSHSHGLLGMHIQSATTIFVVNMKRIITLMG; this is encoded by the coding sequence ATGCTACCTAAAAAAGAACTAATGCTCAGTTCGTACAGTGAACTTTACGATATACTAATCCCAGAAAATCATTTCTTGAGGAAGTTTAATAACTTAGTTGACTTTGAATTTATCTATGACGAATTAAAAGATATGTATAATGAGGCATTTGGCGCTACAGCCAAATGTCCAATTATGATGTTTAAGTTACTATTACTCAAGGTGATGTACCCAATGTCTGATCGTGATTTGATTGAGAGAGCGACGTTTGATATGTCATTTAAATACTTTTTAGATGTAGCACCTGAAGATAAAATGGTTCATCCAACAAGCTTAACTAAATTTAGAAAACTTCGATTACAAGACGAATCATTATTAAATTTACTTATTAAAAAGACGGTTGAGATTGCCTTGAAAGAAGGGCTTATTAAATCCAACCAAATCATTGCGGATTCCACTCATACAAATAGTATGTTTAACTCTAAATCACCTATTGAAATCTTGATTGAACAGTCCAAACAGTTAAGGAAGAGCGTTTATAAACAGGACGACACTTATAAAGATAAAATGCCTACTAAGCCAAGTACGAGTGAATTAGTTGACCATATTAACTATTGTAATCAATTAGTAGATATCATTAAAAAGGACGAGCAGTTATACGTTAAAGAAGACGTAAGATTAAAAGCTCATTTATTAGAGGAGATTGTCAACGATGATATCGAACACTTAAATTCAACTGTAGAAAAAGATGCAAAAGTTGGACATAAGAGTTCAGACACATCCTTTTTTGGATACAAAACTCACATCGCTATGGTTCCAGAGCGTATTGTGACATCAGCTGTTGTTACAACAGGTGAACAGAATGACGGAAAACAGGCAAAAGAATTAATTGAGAAATCAATTGAAAATGGAATTGAAGTGAAAGCATTCATTGGCGACGGAGCTTACTCTGAGAAAGATATGATTGAATATACAAAAGAAAAAGAAATTAAGTTAGTATCGAAATTAAGTAAAACTGTATCAGAGGGCACTAAAAGGGCAACAGGTGAATTTGATTACAATAAGGATGCTGGGCGATATGTATGTACAGCAGGGCATATGGCAATTAAAAAAGCTTTACATGGGAAGAAAAAACACGCAACGGAAGGAACCGTATTACGAGAAACCCATTACTTTGATATTGAGAAATGTAAGGTATGTCCACTAAGAGAAGGCTGTTATAAAGAAGGATCTGCAAGTAAAACATATACCGTAACTTTGAAGAAGGATAAATTTCATGAGGAACACCAACTCTATCAGGAAACAGAAGAGTTCAAAGAGTTAGCGAAAAATAGGTATATGATCGAGGCTAAGAACGCAGAGCTAAAGAATCGCCATGGGTTTAAAAAAAGTCATTCCCATGGTCTCTTAGGTATGCACATACAAAGTGCAACAACCATCTTCGTAGTGAATATGAAACGAATTATCACGTTAATGGGTTAG
- the prpE gene encoding bis(5'-nucleosyl)-tetraphosphatase PrpE has product MYDIIGDIHGCFEEFEDLTKYLGYNWSEGYPVHPKGRKLAFVGDLTDRGPYSLKVIDIVSEIVKRGLAHYTPGNHCDKLYRYFLGRKVQATHGLETTVAELKVLSKEEYTLIRSKYMELYESAPLYLTLADKKLVIAHAGIRSDYIGRTDKKVKTFVLYGDITGEQNPDGSPVRRDWAKNHTDKKSFIVYGHTPVKEPRLINGTINIDTGCVFGGKLTAFRYPEKEAISVPSKQPFVPEKFREFED; this is encoded by the coding sequence ATGTACGATATAATTGGGGATATTCATGGATGTTTCGAGGAATTTGAAGACCTAACAAAATATTTAGGTTACAATTGGTCCGAAGGTTATCCGGTACACCCAAAAGGTCGTAAGCTTGCTTTTGTCGGTGATTTAACAGATCGAGGACCATATTCTCTCAAGGTTATTGATATTGTCTCTGAAATTGTCAAAAGAGGTTTAGCACATTATACACCAGGTAATCATTGTGATAAATTGTATCGCTATTTCTTAGGGAGAAAAGTTCAAGCAACACATGGCTTAGAAACGACTGTCGCTGAATTAAAAGTACTTTCAAAAGAGGAGTACACGCTTATTCGCTCAAAATATATGGAATTATATGAAAGTGCCCCTTTATATTTAACATTAGCTGATAAAAAACTTGTGATTGCCCATGCCGGGATAAGGTCTGACTACATAGGTAGAACAGATAAAAAGGTAAAAACATTTGTTTTATACGGTGATATTACCGGAGAGCAAAATCCTGATGGCTCACCAGTCCGACGAGATTGGGCAAAAAATCACACGGATAAAAAATCATTTATTGTTTACGGTCATACACCAGTAAAAGAGCCCCGTTTGATAAATGGGACGATTAACATTGACACTGGTTGCGTTTTTGGGGGAAAACTAACAGCATTTCGATACCCTGAAAAAGAAGCTATTTCAGTCCCATCAAAACAACCATTTGTACCAGAGAAGTTTAGGGAGTTTGAAGACTAA
- the fabI gene encoding enoyl-ACP reductase FabI produces MNLLSLENRTFVVMGVANRRSIAWGIAQSLSKAGARLIFTYAGERLEKNVRELAETLERDDYLVLPCDISSDEEISKTFKTIKEEVGIIHGVAHCIAFANKEELEGEYLSTTREGFLLAQNISAYSLTAVVKEARGLMTEGGSIVTLTYLGGERVVKHYNVMGVAKAALDASVKYLANDLGQEGIRVNAISAGPIRTLAAKGISDFNEVMKEFETNAPLRRAVTQEEVGDTALFLMSDLSRGITGELLHVDGGYNIIGLMKN; encoded by the coding sequence ATGAATTTATTATCGTTAGAAAATCGCACATTTGTAGTCATGGGAGTGGCTAATAGACGCAGTATTGCATGGGGAATTGCCCAATCATTATCAAAAGCCGGTGCTAGATTAATATTTACATACGCGGGTGAAAGACTAGAAAAAAATGTTAGGGAATTAGCTGAAACATTAGAGCGTGATGATTATTTAGTTCTTCCTTGTGATATTTCAAGTGATGAGGAAATTTCAAAGACATTTAAAACAATCAAAGAAGAAGTGGGTATCATTCACGGTGTTGCTCACTGTATCGCTTTTGCCAACAAAGAAGAGTTAGAAGGAGAATATCTATCAACTACTCGTGAAGGTTTTTTACTTGCTCAAAATATTAGTGCATACTCTTTGACTGCAGTTGTAAAAGAAGCAAGAGGTTTAATGACTGAAGGTGGTAGTATTGTAACGTTAACGTATTTAGGTGGAGAGCGTGTTGTGAAACATTATAATGTCATGGGTGTTGCTAAAGCAGCCTTAGATGCAAGTGTGAAATACTTAGCTAACGACTTAGGGCAAGAAGGAATTCGTGTAAATGCTATTTCTGCAGGACCTATTCGAACATTAGCAGCAAAAGGGATTTCGGACTTTAATGAAGTTATGAAAGAATTCGAAACAAATGCACCACTTCGTAGAGCTGTAACACAAGAAGAAGTTGGCGATACTGCCCTGTTTTTAATGAGTGACTTATCAAGAGGTATTACTGGTGAATTACTCCATGTTGATGGTGGCTACAACATCATTGGCTTAATGAAAAATTAA